One stretch of Oncorhynchus masou masou isolate Uvic2021 chromosome 9, UVic_Omas_1.1, whole genome shotgun sequence DNA includes these proteins:
- the LOC135545231 gene encoding octanoyl-[acyl-carrier-protein]:protein N-octanoyltransferase LIPT2, mitochondrial-like, with protein MHPSTAAAEVIQLGRISYARALQVQQLYVRRHLDSKDKLHNALLLCEHLPVYTIRTRHSPFEEEQRLKLLGAEFFRSNRGGLITIHGPGELLCYPIINLGCFKKSVKWYVFELERTGINLFRKYVLKASSSPDTGVWVGNNKICAIGIHCGRYITLARNCNTDMGWFENIVPCGIVGVTSLSQELG; from the exons ATGCACCCTTCAACAGCAGCAGCTGAAGTGATCCAGTTGGGTCGTATTTCCTATGCACGTGCATTACAGGTACAGCAACTCTATGTTAGGAGACATCTGGATTCTAAAGACAAATTGCACAATGCTCTGCTACTGTGTGAACACCTGCCAGTCTACACCATTAGAACTAGACATTCACCATTCGAAGAGGAGCAAAGACTCAAACTCCTTGGTGCTGAATTCTTTCGTAGCAATCGTGGCGGGCTCATAACTATCCATGGCCCAGGGGAGTTGCTGTGCTACCCAATAATCAACTTGGGCTGCTTCAAGAAAAGTGTGAAATGGTATGTATTTGAGTTGGAGAGGACTGGCATCAACCTTTTCAGGAAGTATGTGTTAAAAGCATCCTCCTCCCCAGACACCGGGGTCTGGGTTGGAAACAACAAGATATGTGCCATTG GAATCCATTGTGGGAGATACATAACATTGGCACGCAACTGCAACACAGATATGGGCTGGTTTGAAAACATTGTGCCATGTGGGATTGTTGGTGTCACCTCCCTCAGTCAAGAACTGGGATGA
- the pgm2l1 gene encoding glucose 1,6-bisphosphate synthase isoform X3, with product MAFGTAGLRAAMGAGFALINDLTIIQSTQGMYKYLARSFPDFGSRGIVVGYDTRAQEASGCTSERLARLTAAVMLCKDIPVFLFSTYVPTPFVPYAVKRLGAAAGVMVTASHNPKEDNGYKVYWHNGAQISSPNDKEILKCIEESLEPWSESWNESLADNSPLRSDPLREISKKYMEDLSSVCFHRELNTKSPLKFVHSSFHGVGHDYVQQAFRAFGFPPPIPVPEQKDPDPNFSTVSCPNPEEGESVLELSLRLAERENATIVMATDPDADRLAVAEQSDRCRWKVFTGNELAALLGWWMLFNWKETHPDPADRERMYMLATTVSSKILKAFARIEGFHFEETLPGFKWIGKKIHELAKTGNEVIFAFEESIGFLCGSMVPDKDGVSAAVVVAEMASYLYNKNLTLHQQLENIFETYGYHISTTSYVICHDPPTVKRIFTRLRNFEGENTYPRSSGGHSIVDVRDVTTGYDSSQPDKLCVLPMTKSSQMITFTLQNGIVATLRTSGTEPKIKFYTEFCAPPGKSDISSLEEELKKVTDTLVEEFLEPVKNNLIRRSI from the exons ATGGCGTTTGGGACGGCAGGGCTGAGGGCAGCCATGGGTGCAGGCTTTGCCCTCATTAATGATCTGACCATCATCCAGTCCACACAG GGTATGTACAAATACCTGGCCAGGTCTTTCCCCGACTTCGGTAGCCGTGGCATAGTGGTTGGATACGACACGCGAGCGCAGGAGGCCAGTGGTTGCACCAGTGAACG ACTTGCCCGGTTGACTGCAGCTGTGATGCTTTGTAAAGATATTCCTGTGTTTCTTTTCTCCACATATGTCCCAACTCCCTTTGTG CCATATGCTGTAAAAAGGCTGGGCGCTGCAGCTGGTGTGATGGTCACTGCCTCTCACAACCCTAAAGAGGACAATGGATACAAG GTTTACTGGCACAATGGAGCTCAGATCTCTTCTCCTAATGACAAGGAAATCCTGAAGTGCATTGAAGAGAGCTTAGAGCCATGGAGCGAGTCCTGGAACGAGAGTTTGGCAGACAACAGTCCACTGAGGAGCGATCCACTGAGGGAGATATCCAAAAAGTATATGGAGGACCTCAGCTCTGTTTGTTTCCACAG AGAACTCAACACCAAGTCCCCGTTGAAGTTCGTGCACTCGTCCTTTCACGGAGTAGGGCATGACTACGTCCAGCAGGCTTTCCGGGCATTTGGGTTCCCCCCTCCTATCCCTGTGCCAGAACAGAAAGATCCTGATCCAAACTTCTCCACTGTTAGCTGTCCAAATCCAGAGGAAGGAGAGTCTGTTTTG GAGCTCTCCCTTCGCCTTGCTGAGAGAGAGAATGCCACGATTGTCATGGCAACTGATCCAGATGCAGATCGGTTGGCTGTTGCAGAGCAATCTGACAG GTGCCGATGGAAAGTTTTCACCGGTAATGAACTTGCAGCTCTGCTGGGCTGGTGGATGCTGTTCAATTGGAAGGAGACTCACCCAGACCCGGCTGATAGGGAGAGGATGTACATGCTGGCCACCACCGTCTCCTCCAAGATCCTCAAGGCCTTTGCACGGATAGAGGGCTTCCATTTTGAA GAAACATTGCCTGGTTTCAAATGGATCGGAAAGAAAATACACGAGTTGGCAAAAACGGGGAATGAAGTGATCTTCGCCTTTGAGGAGTCTATAG GATTCCTGTGCGGCAGCATGGTCCCAGATAAGGATGGAGTGAGTGCAGCTGTGGTTGTGGCTGAGATGGCCTCTTATCTTTACAACAAGAACCTGACCCTTCATCAGCAGCTAGAGAACATCTTTGAAAC TTACGGTTATCACATTTCCACAACGTCATATGTCATCTGCCACGACCCCCCTACTGTCAAGAGAATATTCACACGTCTTCGGAACTTTGAGGGCGAGAACACTTACCCCAGATCCTCGGGTGGACACAGCATTGTGGACGTGAGAGATGTGACTACGGGATATGATAGTAGTCAACCTGACAAACTTTGC GTGCTACCTATGACAAAGAGCAGCCAAATGATCACCTTCACTCTGCAGAATGGGATCGTGGCCACACTAAGGACCAGTGGCACAGAGCCAAAGATTAAGTTCTACACAGAATTCTGTGCACCACCCGGAAAAAG TGACATCTCAAGTCTTGAGGAGGAACTTAAGAAAGTAACAGATACTCTCGTCGAGGAGTTTCTGGAGCCTGTTAAGAACAACTTGATTCGCCGATCAATCTAG
- the pgm2l1 gene encoding glucose 1,6-bisphosphate synthase isoform X2, whose product MTSLNPQTRAQIEALLLDGQVEELRRRLCSRMAFGTAGLRAAMGAGFALINDLTIIQSTQGMYKYLARSFPDFGSRGIVVGYDTRAQEASGCTSERLARLTAAVMLCKDIPVFLFSTYVPTPFVPYAVKRLGAAAGVMVTASHNPKEDNGYKVYWHNGAQISSPNDKEILKCIEESLEPWSESWNESLADNSPLRSDPLREISKKYMEDLSSVCFHRELNTKSPLKFVHSSFHGVGHDYVQQAFRAFGFPPPIPVPEQKDPDPNFSTVSCPNPEEGESVLELSLRLAERENATIVMATDPDADRLAVAEQSDRCRWKVFTGNELAALLGWWMLFNWKETHPDPADRERMYMLATTVSSKILKAFARIEGFHFEETLPGFKWIGKKIHELAKTGNEVIFAFEESIGFLCGSMVPDKDGVSAAVVVAEMASYLYNKNLTLHQQLENIFETYGYHISTTSYVICHDPPTVKRIFTRLRNFEGENTYPRSSGGHSIVDVRDVTTGYDSSQPDKLCVLPMTKSSQMITFTLQNGIVATLRTSGTEPKIKFYTEFCAPPGKSDISSLEEELKKVTDTLVEEFLEPVKNNLIRRSI is encoded by the exons ATGACAAGCCTG AATCCACAGACCAGAGCTCAGATAGAGGCCCTTTTGCTGGATGGGCAAGTTGAGGAGCTGAGGCGTAGGCTCTGCTCCAGGATGGCGTTTGGGACGGCAGGGCTGAGGGCAGCCATGGGTGCAGGCTTTGCCCTCATTAATGATCTGACCATCATCCAGTCCACACAG GGTATGTACAAATACCTGGCCAGGTCTTTCCCCGACTTCGGTAGCCGTGGCATAGTGGTTGGATACGACACGCGAGCGCAGGAGGCCAGTGGTTGCACCAGTGAACG ACTTGCCCGGTTGACTGCAGCTGTGATGCTTTGTAAAGATATTCCTGTGTTTCTTTTCTCCACATATGTCCCAACTCCCTTTGTG CCATATGCTGTAAAAAGGCTGGGCGCTGCAGCTGGTGTGATGGTCACTGCCTCTCACAACCCTAAAGAGGACAATGGATACAAG GTTTACTGGCACAATGGAGCTCAGATCTCTTCTCCTAATGACAAGGAAATCCTGAAGTGCATTGAAGAGAGCTTAGAGCCATGGAGCGAGTCCTGGAACGAGAGTTTGGCAGACAACAGTCCACTGAGGAGCGATCCACTGAGGGAGATATCCAAAAAGTATATGGAGGACCTCAGCTCTGTTTGTTTCCACAG AGAACTCAACACCAAGTCCCCGTTGAAGTTCGTGCACTCGTCCTTTCACGGAGTAGGGCATGACTACGTCCAGCAGGCTTTCCGGGCATTTGGGTTCCCCCCTCCTATCCCTGTGCCAGAACAGAAAGATCCTGATCCAAACTTCTCCACTGTTAGCTGTCCAAATCCAGAGGAAGGAGAGTCTGTTTTG GAGCTCTCCCTTCGCCTTGCTGAGAGAGAGAATGCCACGATTGTCATGGCAACTGATCCAGATGCAGATCGGTTGGCTGTTGCAGAGCAATCTGACAG GTGCCGATGGAAAGTTTTCACCGGTAATGAACTTGCAGCTCTGCTGGGCTGGTGGATGCTGTTCAATTGGAAGGAGACTCACCCAGACCCGGCTGATAGGGAGAGGATGTACATGCTGGCCACCACCGTCTCCTCCAAGATCCTCAAGGCCTTTGCACGGATAGAGGGCTTCCATTTTGAA GAAACATTGCCTGGTTTCAAATGGATCGGAAAGAAAATACACGAGTTGGCAAAAACGGGGAATGAAGTGATCTTCGCCTTTGAGGAGTCTATAG GATTCCTGTGCGGCAGCATGGTCCCAGATAAGGATGGAGTGAGTGCAGCTGTGGTTGTGGCTGAGATGGCCTCTTATCTTTACAACAAGAACCTGACCCTTCATCAGCAGCTAGAGAACATCTTTGAAAC TTACGGTTATCACATTTCCACAACGTCATATGTCATCTGCCACGACCCCCCTACTGTCAAGAGAATATTCACACGTCTTCGGAACTTTGAGGGCGAGAACACTTACCCCAGATCCTCGGGTGGACACAGCATTGTGGACGTGAGAGATGTGACTACGGGATATGATAGTAGTCAACCTGACAAACTTTGC GTGCTACCTATGACAAAGAGCAGCCAAATGATCACCTTCACTCTGCAGAATGGGATCGTGGCCACACTAAGGACCAGTGGCACAGAGCCAAAGATTAAGTTCTACACAGAATTCTGTGCACCACCCGGAAAAAG TGACATCTCAAGTCTTGAGGAGGAACTTAAGAAAGTAACAGATACTCTCGTCGAGGAGTTTCTGGAGCCTGTTAAGAACAACTTGATTCGCCGATCAATCTAG
- the pgm2l1 gene encoding glucose 1,6-bisphosphate synthase isoform X1: MENNGDLDLNCHATGDVRLDKAIYQWITWDKNPQTRAQIEALLLDGQVEELRRRLCSRMAFGTAGLRAAMGAGFALINDLTIIQSTQGMYKYLARSFPDFGSRGIVVGYDTRAQEASGCTSERLARLTAAVMLCKDIPVFLFSTYVPTPFVPYAVKRLGAAAGVMVTASHNPKEDNGYKVYWHNGAQISSPNDKEILKCIEESLEPWSESWNESLADNSPLRSDPLREISKKYMEDLSSVCFHRELNTKSPLKFVHSSFHGVGHDYVQQAFRAFGFPPPIPVPEQKDPDPNFSTVSCPNPEEGESVLELSLRLAERENATIVMATDPDADRLAVAEQSDRCRWKVFTGNELAALLGWWMLFNWKETHPDPADRERMYMLATTVSSKILKAFARIEGFHFEETLPGFKWIGKKIHELAKTGNEVIFAFEESIGFLCGSMVPDKDGVSAAVVVAEMASYLYNKNLTLHQQLENIFETYGYHISTTSYVICHDPPTVKRIFTRLRNFEGENTYPRSSGGHSIVDVRDVTTGYDSSQPDKLCVLPMTKSSQMITFTLQNGIVATLRTSGTEPKIKFYTEFCAPPGKSDISSLEEELKKVTDTLVEEFLEPVKNNLIRRSI; this comes from the exons ATGGAGAACAACGGAGACCTGGACCTAAATTGCCATGCAACTGGGGACGTGCGACTTGATAAGGCTATTTACCAATGGATAACGTGGGATAAG AATCCACAGACCAGAGCTCAGATAGAGGCCCTTTTGCTGGATGGGCAAGTTGAGGAGCTGAGGCGTAGGCTCTGCTCCAGGATGGCGTTTGGGACGGCAGGGCTGAGGGCAGCCATGGGTGCAGGCTTTGCCCTCATTAATGATCTGACCATCATCCAGTCCACACAG GGTATGTACAAATACCTGGCCAGGTCTTTCCCCGACTTCGGTAGCCGTGGCATAGTGGTTGGATACGACACGCGAGCGCAGGAGGCCAGTGGTTGCACCAGTGAACG ACTTGCCCGGTTGACTGCAGCTGTGATGCTTTGTAAAGATATTCCTGTGTTTCTTTTCTCCACATATGTCCCAACTCCCTTTGTG CCATATGCTGTAAAAAGGCTGGGCGCTGCAGCTGGTGTGATGGTCACTGCCTCTCACAACCCTAAAGAGGACAATGGATACAAG GTTTACTGGCACAATGGAGCTCAGATCTCTTCTCCTAATGACAAGGAAATCCTGAAGTGCATTGAAGAGAGCTTAGAGCCATGGAGCGAGTCCTGGAACGAGAGTTTGGCAGACAACAGTCCACTGAGGAGCGATCCACTGAGGGAGATATCCAAAAAGTATATGGAGGACCTCAGCTCTGTTTGTTTCCACAG AGAACTCAACACCAAGTCCCCGTTGAAGTTCGTGCACTCGTCCTTTCACGGAGTAGGGCATGACTACGTCCAGCAGGCTTTCCGGGCATTTGGGTTCCCCCCTCCTATCCCTGTGCCAGAACAGAAAGATCCTGATCCAAACTTCTCCACTGTTAGCTGTCCAAATCCAGAGGAAGGAGAGTCTGTTTTG GAGCTCTCCCTTCGCCTTGCTGAGAGAGAGAATGCCACGATTGTCATGGCAACTGATCCAGATGCAGATCGGTTGGCTGTTGCAGAGCAATCTGACAG GTGCCGATGGAAAGTTTTCACCGGTAATGAACTTGCAGCTCTGCTGGGCTGGTGGATGCTGTTCAATTGGAAGGAGACTCACCCAGACCCGGCTGATAGGGAGAGGATGTACATGCTGGCCACCACCGTCTCCTCCAAGATCCTCAAGGCCTTTGCACGGATAGAGGGCTTCCATTTTGAA GAAACATTGCCTGGTTTCAAATGGATCGGAAAGAAAATACACGAGTTGGCAAAAACGGGGAATGAAGTGATCTTCGCCTTTGAGGAGTCTATAG GATTCCTGTGCGGCAGCATGGTCCCAGATAAGGATGGAGTGAGTGCAGCTGTGGTTGTGGCTGAGATGGCCTCTTATCTTTACAACAAGAACCTGACCCTTCATCAGCAGCTAGAGAACATCTTTGAAAC TTACGGTTATCACATTTCCACAACGTCATATGTCATCTGCCACGACCCCCCTACTGTCAAGAGAATATTCACACGTCTTCGGAACTTTGAGGGCGAGAACACTTACCCCAGATCCTCGGGTGGACACAGCATTGTGGACGTGAGAGATGTGACTACGGGATATGATAGTAGTCAACCTGACAAACTTTGC GTGCTACCTATGACAAAGAGCAGCCAAATGATCACCTTCACTCTGCAGAATGGGATCGTGGCCACACTAAGGACCAGTGGCACAGAGCCAAAGATTAAGTTCTACACAGAATTCTGTGCACCACCCGGAAAAAG TGACATCTCAAGTCTTGAGGAGGAACTTAAGAAAGTAACAGATACTCTCGTCGAGGAGTTTCTGGAGCCTGTTAAGAACAACTTGATTCGCCGATCAATCTAG